The proteins below come from a single Bacillus solimangrovi genomic window:
- a CDS encoding PilZ domain-containing protein, which yields MFTIVEVDNVSRKSSPGRAEIYNISPGGLKMYTKYDLSLKKYNIKIDIMFQLIGRSFSFSGTPVWQIEGHDSGYYYGIDLDIDDHTQKDLIERIKQHSASSSK from the coding sequence ATGTTTACAATTGTTGAAGTTGATAATGTAAGTCGAAAAAGTAGCCCTGGTAGAGCTGAAATATATAATATTAGTCCTGGTGGACTTAAGATGTATACAAAATATGATCTAAGCTTAAAAAAATATAATATAAAAATTGATATAATGTTTCAATTAATAGGACGAAGTTTCTCATTCTCTGGTACTCCCGTTTGGCAAATTGAAGGTCATGATAGTGGATACTATTATGGGATTGATTTAGATATTGATGATCATACCCAAAAGGATTTAATTGAACGAATTAAGCAACATTCTGCCTCTTCGTCTAAATAA
- the mnhG gene encoding monovalent cation/H(+) antiporter subunit G has product MNEIIISILLIIGTFFIFSGSLGIVRFPDVYTRLHAATKSATLGVAGILLAAFLFFYFKEHVVSGKLILGIIFVLLTAPVGGHMISRAAYHSGVKLWEKSVKDDMKNAK; this is encoded by the coding sequence TTGAACGAGATAATCATTAGTATACTGTTAATTATTGGCACCTTTTTTATCTTTTCTGGTTCATTAGGAATTGTTCGATTCCCTGACGTATACACTCGCTTACATGCCGCAACAAAAAGTGCAACACTTGGGGTCGCTGGAATTCTTCTTGCAGCTTTCTTGTTTTTTTACTTTAAAGAACATGTTGTAAGTGGTAAGCTCATCCTCGGTATTATCTTTGTTCTTTTAACTGCTCCAGTTGGAGGACATATGATTTCTCGAGCTGCCTACCATAGTGGTGTCAAACTATGGGAAAAAAGTGTAAAAGATGATATGAAAAATGCAAAATAA
- a CDS encoding Na(+)/H(+) antiporter subunit F1, with the protein MSDLLSIVIDICSIVIAISLVMLLYRAVKGPTNPDRAVALDTIGINLIALTGLMAIKVETIKFNDIILLIGILSFIGTVATAKFLEKGVIIERDNH; encoded by the coding sequence ATGTCTGATCTTTTAAGTATTGTTATTGATATTTGTTCTATTGTCATTGCCATTTCACTTGTCATGTTACTATACAGAGCTGTAAAAGGGCCTACAAACCCTGATAGAGCAGTCGCATTAGATACAATTGGGATTAACCTTATTGCATTAACAGGTCTTATGGCTATCAAAGTAGAAACGATAAAATTTAATGATATTATTCTTTTAATTGGGATTTTATCATTTATCGGTACAGTTGCGACTGCAAAATTTTTAGAAAAGGGTGTTATCATTGAACGAGATAATCATTAG
- a CDS encoding Na+/H+ antiporter subunit E: protein MNFQIILNILVAFIWMFLWETFDFSTFVIGYFVGMFLLFLMRRFIPDSFYLDRVYAICKLILLFIKELILANLSVVKFVYKPNLKTDTKPGIFALPIDLKTNWEITLLANLITLTPGTLSVAVSNDYSVIYIHAMDIPNVEEQIDGIKNTFEKAIMEVTR from the coding sequence ATGAACTTTCAAATCATTTTAAACATTTTAGTAGCATTTATTTGGATGTTTTTGTGGGAAACCTTTGATTTTTCTACGTTCGTTATCGGGTATTTTGTCGGGATGTTCTTACTATTCTTAATGCGTCGTTTCATCCCTGACTCATTTTATTTAGATCGTGTCTATGCAATCTGCAAACTGATTCTACTCTTTATTAAAGAGTTAATCTTAGCAAATTTATCTGTTGTGAAATTTGTTTATAAACCAAACTTAAAAACAGATACAAAACCAGGCATATTTGCTTTACCGATTGACCTAAAAACAAACTGGGAAATTACGCTTCTTGCAAACCTTATAACACTAACTCCAGGAACTTTGTCAGTTGCAGTTTCAAATGATTATTCAGTTATTTATATCCATGCAATGGATATTCCTAATGTAGAAGAACAAATCGATGGGATCAAAAATACATTTGAGAAAGCGATTATGGAGGTGACAAGGTAA
- a CDS encoding Na+/H+ antiporter subunit D, whose amino-acid sequence MSNLAILPILLPFLTGILTAFFHKKLPLVRSITIIMSIVTLLTSLYIANIVFTDAPILLEAGDWMAPFGIVLVADGLAMTLVIVTDLIAVACAIYAMRSLDEERERFYFYTFFQLLIAGVSGAFLTGDLFNLFVFFEVLLMASYGLIILGGTKEQLRESLKYVLINVFSSMLFVTTVAFLYSVTGTLNMAHLAERVQLAEQQGILTTISILLFLVFATKGALFPLYFWLPKSYAVPNPVISALFGALLTKVGVYSILRVFTLIFIYKTDITHELFIILAGITMLMGVVGALSTYNVKLIVAYNIIPAVGFMIMGIGIYNETALSGTVYYLIHDMIVKGALFLLAGAMIKITGTADLRKMGGLIRNHQLLAWLFLIATVTLAGIPPFSGFIGKFLLIKGGFENGNYIIVGMALLSSLLILLSVLRIFINGFWGEAKLEPHEEKGSEKGMILPITLLLTFSVLLGIGAEWFIPYVEQITETLTDPSIYVNTVLKES is encoded by the coding sequence ATGAGTAATTTAGCGATTTTACCAATACTACTACCATTTTTAACAGGGATTTTAACAGCGTTTTTCCATAAGAAGTTGCCGCTTGTACGCAGCATTACAATTATCATGTCAATCGTTACGCTGCTTACATCTTTATATATTGCAAACATAGTTTTTACAGATGCTCCAATTTTGCTGGAAGCTGGAGATTGGATGGCACCGTTTGGAATTGTTCTTGTTGCTGACGGGCTTGCCATGACACTCGTTATAGTAACTGACCTGATTGCAGTTGCTTGTGCCATCTATGCAATGCGAAGCTTAGATGAAGAACGTGAACGATTCTATTTCTATACGTTCTTTCAACTTTTAATTGCTGGAGTTAGTGGTGCATTCCTTACTGGAGATTTGTTTAATTTATTCGTATTCTTTGAAGTCCTTTTAATGGCTTCCTATGGTCTAATTATCTTAGGAGGAACGAAGGAACAACTTCGTGAATCATTGAAATATGTTTTAATTAACGTTTTCTCATCAATGTTGTTCGTTACAACTGTCGCTTTCTTGTATTCAGTTACAGGAACTTTAAATATGGCACATCTAGCCGAACGAGTACAGCTGGCTGAACAGCAAGGTATTTTAACGACAATTTCTATACTTTTATTTCTTGTATTTGCGACGAAAGGAGCACTATTCCCACTTTATTTTTGGCTTCCGAAATCATATGCAGTACCTAACCCTGTTATTTCAGCATTGTTCGGAGCATTATTAACTAAAGTTGGGGTATACTCCATTCTACGTGTATTTACATTAATTTTTATTTATAAGACGGATATTACACATGAACTATTCATCATTCTCGCTGGTATTACGATGTTAATGGGTGTTGTCGGTGCTTTATCCACTTATAATGTAAAGCTGATTGTCGCTTATAATATTATTCCAGCTGTAGGGTTTATGATTATGGGAATTGGCATATACAATGAAACAGCACTTTCTGGTACGGTCTATTATTTAATTCATGATATGATCGTAAAAGGCGCGCTCTTTTTACTTGCTGGAGCCATGATAAAAATTACTGGTACGGCTGATTTACGTAAAATGGGTGGTTTAATTCGTAATCATCAGCTACTTGCTTGGCTATTCTTAATTGCAACAGTTACGTTAGCAGGTATCCCTCCATTTAGTGGTTTTATAGGCAAGTTCCTTTTAATAAAAGGCGGTTTTGAGAATGGAAATTATATAATTGTTGGAATGGCTCTACTTTCAAGCCTACTCATTCTGCTTTCTGTCCTCCGTATCTTTATTAACGGATTCTGGGGAGAAGCAAAACTTGAACCACATGAAGAAAAAGGAAGTGAGAAGGGGATGATTCTTCCAATTACTTTACTTCTTACGTTTTCCGTGTTACTTGGTATTGGAGCAGAGTGGTTTATCCCTTATGTTGAACAAATTACAGAAACACTCACAGACCCTTCAATCTATGTAAATACTGTGTTAAAGGAGTCATGA
- a CDS encoding Na(+)/H(+) antiporter subunit C gives MEIIMSIVAGLLFTTGVYMLLQKQILRIIIGTSLISHGAHLLILTMGRLKTGAPPIIVEGVTQYTDPLPQALILTSIVISFGVTSYLLVLAYRTYKTNHTDNMDELRGTEHE, from the coding sequence ATGGAAATAATCATGAGTATTGTCGCTGGATTGCTTTTTACAACTGGCGTTTATATGTTATTACAAAAGCAAATCTTGCGTATCATCATCGGTACTAGTCTAATTTCCCATGGTGCACACCTTTTAATATTAACGATGGGACGACTTAAGACAGGGGCACCCCCTATTATTGTTGAAGGGGTAACTCAATATACAGACCCATTGCCACAAGCGTTAATATTAACGTCAATTGTAATTAGCTTTGGAGTCACATCTTATTTACTCGTGCTTGCTTACCGCACTTATAAGACCAATCATACAGATAATATGGATGAATTGAGAGGTACGGAACATGAGTAA
- a CDS encoding Na+/H+ antiporter subunit A produces the protein MLHLAVLAPILFAVLVPFLYSKVRSIHTGWFVLIVPVSLFSYFLSYLPKIKEGTIVQTVNWIPSLNINYDLYLDGLSFLFSMLITGIGSLVVLYSIYYLHKSEKLGHFYVYLLIFMTAMLGVVLSDNLFVLYTFWELTSLSSFLLIGFWNHRERSRYGAQKSMLITVFGGLAMLGGFVLLSVTAGTSSIRGVIDNADLVLNSPLFTGILILILLGAFTKSAQFPFHIWLPDAMEAPTPVSAYLHSATMVKAGIYLVARLSLLFAGTDLFFILVSGFGLLTLCWGSYMAVRQTDLKGILAYSTISQLGMIMSMLGIGTEVAVFAAIFHIFNHATFKGSLFMVAGIVDHETGTRDIRRLGGLMTLMPITATLALFGTFSMAGMPLPILNGFLSKEMFFESTLNLGHEGSSLVATVAPFYPIIAIFGSIFTFVYSVLLFFKTFTGKGDLSKLEKKPHEPPFGMHLSPVILVALIVIIGLFPNLINGPIITPAVEAVYGSAPDKHIYFWHGFNSVPLLMSLIVVALGLVLYITREKWLSFYNVMPGRFSANKTYDYIVENVFTMSKKATSFYMTGSLRLYMSLILLFLVIVTGSIFIITDGFSISTDNLAPINWTEILIGLIMVGAAFATVLSNNRITSILVLGVVGFGLSLLFVIYRAPDLALTQLIVETVTVALFLLCFYHLPELKKREESVGNNLLNWIISISVGTIITLTAIASHSTKLFETISDYFVETSVPLGGGHNIVNVILVDMRGLDTMLEITVLGLAALAIFTMIKLRKDGEAD, from the coding sequence ATGCTGCATCTTGCTGTATTAGCACCAATATTATTTGCGGTGCTTGTACCGTTTCTCTATTCAAAAGTGCGGTCGATACATACGGGCTGGTTTGTACTAATTGTACCCGTTTCATTATTTTCTTATTTCCTATCGTATCTTCCAAAAATTAAGGAAGGAACAATTGTCCAAACAGTTAATTGGATACCTTCTCTTAACATTAATTATGACTTATACTTAGATGGTTTAAGCTTCTTATTCAGTATGTTGATAACTGGAATAGGCTCACTTGTCGTCCTTTATTCCATTTACTATTTACACAAAAGTGAGAAACTTGGTCATTTTTACGTGTATTTGCTTATTTTCATGACTGCAATGTTAGGTGTTGTCCTTTCTGATAACTTATTTGTTCTGTATACATTTTGGGAATTAACAAGCTTATCATCATTTTTATTAATCGGTTTTTGGAACCACAGAGAACGTTCACGTTATGGTGCACAAAAATCAATGCTCATTACAGTTTTCGGTGGTTTAGCAATGCTAGGGGGCTTTGTTCTTCTATCGGTTACGGCAGGAACTTCAAGCATTCGTGGTGTAATTGACAACGCGGATTTAGTCTTGAATAGCCCATTATTTACGGGAATCTTAATTTTAATTTTATTAGGCGCTTTTACTAAGTCAGCTCAATTTCCATTCCATATTTGGCTCCCAGATGCCATGGAAGCGCCAACACCTGTTAGTGCATATTTACACTCGGCGACAATGGTTAAGGCTGGTATTTATCTAGTAGCACGTTTGTCATTGCTATTTGCAGGCACTGATTTATTCTTTATCCTTGTTTCTGGTTTCGGACTTCTTACATTGTGTTGGGGGTCTTATATGGCAGTTCGCCAAACAGACTTAAAAGGAATTTTAGCATATTCGACGATCAGCCAACTCGGAATGATTATGTCTATGCTAGGTATTGGAACAGAAGTGGCTGTTTTCGCTGCCATTTTCCACATTTTTAACCATGCAACATTCAAAGGCTCACTCTTTATGGTCGCAGGAATTGTTGATCATGAAACAGGAACTCGTGACATTAGACGCCTTGGTGGACTAATGACATTAATGCCTATAACAGCAACACTTGCTTTATTTGGAACTTTTTCAATGGCTGGTATGCCATTACCAATCTTGAATGGATTTTTAAGTAAAGAAATGTTCTTTGAATCAACACTTAACCTAGGACATGAAGGCTCTAGTCTTGTTGCTACAGTAGCACCGTTCTATCCAATTATTGCGATTTTCGGTAGTATCTTTACTTTTGTCTATTCTGTTTTATTATTTTTCAAAACATTCACTGGAAAAGGCGACTTGTCAAAATTAGAGAAGAAACCACATGAGCCACCTTTCGGCATGCACCTTTCACCAGTTATATTAGTTGCACTCATCGTTATCATCGGGCTGTTTCCGAACTTAATTAATGGTCCAATAATTACGCCAGCTGTTGAAGCCGTTTATGGATCTGCTCCAGATAAGCATATTTACTTCTGGCACGGATTTAATAGTGTACCATTATTAATGTCACTAATTGTTGTGGCACTAGGACTGGTACTTTATATCACTCGAGAGAAATGGCTATCGTTCTATAACGTAATGCCTGGTCGATTTAGTGCAAACAAAACGTATGACTATATTGTAGAAAATGTTTTTACAATGTCTAAGAAAGCAACGAGTTTCTATATGACAGGATCTCTACGCCTATATATGTCATTAATCTTATTGTTCCTAGTGATTGTAACTGGTAGTATATTCATAATTACTGACGGTTTCTCAATATCAACAGACAATCTAGCACCAATAAATTGGACAGAAATCCTAATTGGTCTAATCATGGTTGGAGCTGCTTTTGCTACCGTTCTCTCAAACAATCGCATTACGTCAATATTAGTATTAGGTGTCGTTGGATTTGGACTTTCCCTCTTATTCGTTATCTATCGTGCACCCGATCTAGCATTAACTCAATTAATTGTAGAGACTGTTACTGTAGCTCTATTCTTATTATGCTTCTATCACTTGCCAGAACTGAAGAAACGTGAAGAAAGCGTTGGAAACAATTTACTGAATTGGATCATTTCGATTAGTGTTGGAACAATCATCACACTTACTGCAATTGCTTCACATAGCACAAAATTATTTGAAACAATATCTGACTATTTTGTAGAAACTTCCGTACCACTTGGGGGTGGGCATAATATCGTAAACGTTATTCTTGTAGATATGCGTGGATTAGATACTATGCTTGAAATCACTGTACTTGGCTTAGCAGCACTTGCAATCTTTACTATGATAAAATTACGAAAAGATGGGGAGGCGGACTAA
- a CDS encoding sporulation histidine kinase inhibitor Sda gives MYKLSDDLLIESYMKAIELKLSPEFIHLIEQELVLRHLTDKIKISS, from the coding sequence ATGTACAAGCTATCAGATGATTTACTTATTGAATCGTATATGAAAGCAATCGAATTAAAACTCAGTCCAGAATTCATCCACTTAATCGAGCAAGAATTAGTACTTCGTCATTTAACTGACAAAATAAAGATATCTTCCTAA
- a CDS encoding YqeG family HAD IIIA-type phosphatase — MLKKFMPDQHAKSIFEIKPEDLIEKGVRGVITDLDNTLVEWDRPDATPELTNWFTEMQENGISVLIVSNNNEARVRTFAEPLGVPYIYSARKPMRLSFKKALKKLGMKKEEVVVIGDQLMTDVLGGNLTGVHTILVVPVAQSDGLFTRVNRQFERRILNWMKRKGMIYWEE, encoded by the coding sequence ATGCTTAAGAAGTTTATGCCTGATCAACATGCAAAATCAATTTTCGAAATAAAACCAGAGGATCTAATAGAAAAGGGTGTTCGTGGTGTTATTACGGACTTAGATAATACACTAGTGGAATGGGATCGACCTGATGCAACACCTGAATTGACAAATTGGTTCACCGAGATGCAAGAGAACGGTATCTCTGTTTTGATTGTTTCAAATAACAATGAAGCAAGAGTGCGTACTTTTGCTGAACCTCTTGGAGTTCCCTATATTTACAGTGCACGTAAACCGATGCGATTGTCATTTAAAAAAGCTTTGAAAAAGTTGGGTATGAAGAAAGAGGAAGTCGTTGTTATTGGTGACCAGTTAATGACCGATGTGCTCGGTGGTAATTTAACAGGGGTACATACGATTTTAGTTGTACCAGTTGCTCAATCAGATGGCCTGTTTACACGAGTAAATCGTCAGTTTGAAAGACGCATTCTAAATTGGATGAAACGAAAAGGGATGATTTATTGGGAGGAATAG